In Stenotrophomonas sp. ESTM1D_MKCIP4_1, a single genomic region encodes these proteins:
- a CDS encoding HlyD family secretion protein, with protein MNKIVKKTLPILLTSAAVIVALLVLRQLWVYYMDEPWTRDAHVGADVVQVAPDVSGLVESVNVADNQAVKKGDVLFVVDRARYRIALEQARASQAEREASVAQLRREIGRDRSLQDLVAAEDAEVRRAKLQAAQAALATAQAAVDLAELNLARTEVHAPADGRVNDRTLRVGDYVVAGKPVLALLDTGSFRIDGYFEETRLRGVAPGQSVDIRLMGESTPLHGHVESIAAGIEDRYRSNGSTLLPNVTPAFDWVRLAQRIPVRITIDDVPEGVELIAGRTATVTVQTNRTKHADKAGTTPTQAGL; from the coding sequence GTGAACAAGATCGTGAAGAAGACCCTTCCCATACTGCTGACCAGCGCAGCCGTGATCGTGGCCCTGCTGGTGCTGCGCCAGCTGTGGGTCTATTACATGGATGAGCCATGGACGCGCGACGCCCATGTCGGTGCCGACGTGGTGCAGGTGGCGCCGGACGTGTCCGGCCTGGTGGAGTCGGTGAACGTGGCCGACAACCAGGCAGTGAAGAAGGGCGACGTGCTGTTCGTGGTCGACCGCGCGCGCTACCGCATCGCGCTGGAACAGGCCAGGGCGAGCCAGGCCGAGCGCGAAGCCTCGGTGGCGCAGCTGCGCCGCGAGATCGGCCGCGACCGCAGCCTGCAGGACCTGGTGGCCGCCGAGGACGCCGAAGTGCGCCGGGCCAAGCTGCAGGCTGCACAGGCTGCGCTGGCCACCGCCCAGGCGGCGGTGGACCTGGCCGAGCTCAACCTGGCCCGCACCGAAGTACACGCGCCGGCCGATGGCCGGGTCAACGACCGCACCCTGCGCGTGGGCGACTACGTGGTTGCGGGCAAGCCGGTGCTGGCGCTGCTGGATACCGGTTCGTTCCGCATCGATGGCTACTTCGAGGAAACCCGCCTGCGCGGCGTGGCTCCGGGGCAGAGCGTGGACATCCGCCTGATGGGTGAATCGACCCCGCTGCATGGCCACGTGGAAAGCATCGCCGCCGGCATCGAAGACCGCTACCGCAGCAATGGCAGCACGCTGCTGCCCAATGTGACCCCGGCCTTCGACTGGGTGCGCCTGGCCCAGCGCATCCCGGTACGCATCACCATCGACGACGTGCCCGAAGGCGTGGAACTGATCGCCGGGCGTACCGCCACGGTGACCGTGCAGACCAACCGTACGAAGCACGCAGACAAGGCCGGCACCACGCCGACACAGGCGGGCCTGTGA
- a CDS encoding efflux transporter outer membrane subunit, translating into MNTALPRLGLIVALASLAACRTVGPDYALPEGSAFKRPEANAAFIDTRNPDVAANQALPDRWWSLYNDPVLDGLITQALRDNVELKAADAHLRRAAAVYEQAMDAGGFEYEAEAGVSRAQLSAEAFLQEHELPVINLADGKFAVSYQFDLFGKLKRGAEAARADEQSVAAARDLAQVSVVAEVADSYLEICHANHELHVAEHSLQLQQRSRSVTQRLINAGRGTPPELARANAQVALLEAALPPLRAQRSAAAYSLAALLGQTPGQLPPGVIDCADAPRLAQPLPVGDGRALLQRRPDIRQAERKLASATARIGVATAELYPDIRLGASLGAAGLLEDFGTPMTQQWSIGPLISWTLPSSGTHARIHAAEAGADAALAEFDHAVLQALRETQTALDRYAQDLRRLQSLREAQQQAALAAEQNRRLYQGGRTPYLSSLDADRSLATSDATLAAAEAQVSRDQIHLFLVLGGGWQTTVAPAAPATAQATAK; encoded by the coding sequence GTGAACACCGCCCTGCCCCGTCTCGGCCTGATCGTTGCGCTGGCCAGCCTGGCCGCCTGCAGGACCGTCGGCCCGGATTACGCCCTGCCGGAAGGCTCGGCCTTCAAGCGCCCGGAGGCCAATGCGGCCTTCATCGACACCCGGAACCCGGACGTTGCCGCCAACCAGGCGCTGCCCGACCGCTGGTGGTCGCTGTACAACGATCCGGTGCTGGATGGCCTGATCACCCAGGCGCTGCGTGACAACGTTGAGCTGAAGGCCGCCGATGCGCACCTGCGCCGCGCTGCCGCCGTGTACGAACAGGCGATGGATGCCGGTGGCTTCGAGTACGAGGCCGAGGCTGGCGTCAGCCGCGCCCAGTTGTCTGCCGAGGCTTTCCTGCAGGAACACGAACTGCCGGTGATCAACCTGGCCGACGGCAAGTTCGCGGTCAGCTACCAGTTCGATCTGTTCGGCAAGCTCAAGCGGGGTGCCGAAGCCGCACGCGCCGACGAACAGTCGGTGGCCGCCGCACGTGATCTGGCCCAGGTGAGCGTGGTGGCCGAGGTGGCCGACAGCTACCTGGAGATCTGCCATGCCAACCACGAGCTGCACGTGGCCGAACATTCGCTGCAGCTGCAGCAGCGCAGCCGCTCGGTGACCCAGCGCCTGATCAACGCCGGCCGCGGCACGCCGCCGGAACTGGCCCGCGCCAACGCGCAGGTGGCCCTGCTGGAAGCCGCGCTGCCGCCGCTGCGCGCGCAGCGTTCGGCGGCGGCGTATTCCCTGGCCGCCCTGCTGGGCCAGACCCCCGGCCAACTGCCGCCCGGCGTGATCGACTGCGCCGACGCGCCGCGCCTGGCCCAGCCGTTGCCGGTGGGCGATGGCCGCGCGCTGCTGCAGCGCCGCCCCGACATCCGCCAGGCCGAGCGCAAGCTGGCCTCGGCCACCGCGCGGATTGGCGTGGCCACGGCCGAGCTGTACCCGGACATCCGGCTGGGCGCCTCGCTCGGTGCGGCCGGCCTGCTGGAGGACTTCGGCACACCGATGACCCAGCAATGGTCGATCGGCCCGCTGATCTCCTGGACCCTGCCGTCCTCGGGCACCCATGCGCGCATCCACGCCGCCGAGGCAGGCGCCGACGCGGCACTGGCCGAGTTCGACCATGCAGTGCTGCAGGCGCTGCGCGAGACCCAGACCGCGCTGGACCGCTATGCACAGGATCTTCGCCGCCTGCAGTCGCTGCGCGAAGCCCAGCAGCAGGCCGCGCTGGCCGCCGAGCAGAACCGCCGGCTGTACCAGGGCGGTCGCACGCCGTACCTGTCCAGCCTGGATGCCGACCGCAGCCTGGCCACCAGCGATGCCACCCTGGCCGCGGCCGAAGCCCAGGTGTCGCGCGACCAGATCCATCTGTTCCTGGTGCTCGGCGGCGGCTGGCAGACCACGGTGGCCCCGGCCGCTCCTGCCACCGCACAGGCCACGGCGAAGTAA
- a CDS encoding FUSC family protein has translation MNALTDRQAWLFSIKTYLAAVAALYIAMAGNLSRPYWAMGTVYIVSQPLLGPTRAKGVYRIVGTLVAGLATLLVLPALVETPFVLSAAMSVWLAACLFLALLNRGPRGYAFLLAGYTTAFIGFPAVTSPETIFDTVVARSEEIILGTVVAVLAASLLFPASVQPMLRTRIGNWMEDAAQWCRQILERGRAHAPRNRLAADLVQFEALIEFLRRDDPRHAGGAVSMERLRERMLLLLPVLSSIADRLSALRSDGQALPEGLPALVDDIRDWIDAPASASAYARLRARISALKPQVDSDLQHLQLASLLLRLEELVDLWQDCRTLQHAIDQGTAPLDRAHYRIRTERVATDKHVDYGMALFSALSAGVALMSYCVLWICLGWEGGGNGAMMAAVTAAFFAAQDDPAPSMVSFLVWAIVASLVAGVYLFGVFPAVHDFGLLALVLAVAFLPLGLMLHHPKSALFALPLTVNLAALLSLQNTYSANIQSFLNSSIAMFIGIGFAVVMTRLFRSVGAEWTARRLVRQGWTTLAEAAEGRGQQDRQRFAARMLDLLGLLAPRLAATPEGSDIASVDMLNEARIGLNILQLRRARLELPERSREAVEHILEEIAAHYRRQIIARHPIAPAEALRERLDTSLGRVGGVAACKARDEALMGLIGLRFALFPEAKALAPGLAMSAAEPS, from the coding sequence ATGAACGCGCTGACCGACCGCCAGGCCTGGCTGTTCTCGATCAAGACCTATCTGGCCGCAGTGGCCGCGCTGTACATCGCCATGGCCGGCAACCTGTCGCGCCCGTATTGGGCGATGGGCACGGTGTACATCGTCAGCCAGCCGCTGCTGGGGCCGACCCGGGCCAAGGGTGTGTACCGCATCGTCGGTACCCTGGTGGCCGGCCTGGCGACCCTGCTGGTACTGCCGGCCCTGGTGGAAACGCCCTTCGTACTGAGTGCGGCGATGTCGGTCTGGCTGGCCGCCTGCCTGTTCCTGGCCCTGCTCAACCGTGGCCCGCGTGGCTATGCGTTTTTGCTGGCCGGTTACACCACCGCCTTCATCGGCTTCCCGGCGGTCACTTCGCCGGAAACCATCTTCGATACCGTGGTGGCGCGCAGCGAGGAGATCATCCTCGGCACGGTGGTGGCGGTGCTGGCGGCCTCGCTGCTGTTCCCGGCCTCGGTGCAGCCGATGCTGCGCACCCGCATCGGCAACTGGATGGAGGATGCCGCGCAGTGGTGCCGGCAGATCCTCGAGCGTGGCCGCGCCCATGCCCCGCGCAACCGGCTGGCCGCCGACCTGGTGCAGTTCGAGGCGCTCATCGAGTTCCTGCGCCGCGATGATCCGCGCCATGCGGGTGGCGCCGTTTCGATGGAACGCCTGCGCGAGCGCATGCTGCTTTTGCTGCCGGTGCTGTCCTCGATTGCCGACCGCTTGAGCGCACTGCGCAGCGATGGCCAGGCCTTGCCTGAGGGGCTGCCGGCGCTGGTCGATGACATCCGCGACTGGATCGATGCGCCCGCCAGCGCCAGCGCCTATGCCCGCCTGCGCGCGCGCATCAGTGCGCTGAAACCGCAGGTGGACAGTGACCTGCAACACCTGCAGCTGGCCAGCCTGCTGCTGCGCCTGGAGGAGCTGGTGGACCTGTGGCAGGACTGCCGCACCCTGCAGCACGCCATCGACCAGGGCACGGCACCGCTGGACCGCGCGCATTACCGCATCCGCACCGAACGCGTGGCCACCGACAAGCACGTGGACTACGGCATGGCGCTGTTCTCCGCGCTCAGCGCCGGCGTGGCATTGATGAGCTACTGCGTCCTGTGGATATGCCTGGGCTGGGAGGGTGGCGGCAACGGCGCGATGATGGCGGCGGTCACTGCCGCGTTCTTCGCTGCGCAGGATGACCCGGCACCGAGCATGGTCTCGTTCCTGGTGTGGGCCATCGTCGCTTCGCTGGTGGCCGGCGTGTACCTGTTCGGCGTGTTCCCGGCCGTGCATGACTTCGGTCTGCTGGCACTGGTGCTGGCCGTGGCGTTCCTGCCGCTGGGCCTGATGCTGCACCACCCCAAGAGCGCCTTGTTCGCGCTGCCGCTGACCGTGAACCTGGCTGCTCTGCTGAGCCTGCAGAACACCTACAGCGCCAACATCCAGAGCTTCCTCAACTCGTCCATCGCGATGTTCATCGGCATTGGCTTTGCGGTGGTGATGACGCGCCTGTTCCGTTCAGTAGGTGCCGAATGGACCGCGCGCCGCCTGGTGCGCCAGGGGTGGACCACGCTGGCCGAAGCCGCCGAAGGGCGTGGCCAGCAGGACCGCCAGCGCTTTGCCGCACGCATGCTCGATCTGCTGGGCCTGCTCGCACCACGCCTGGCGGCAACCCCGGAAGGCAGCGACATCGCCTCGGTGGACATGCTCAACGAGGCGCGCATCGGCCTGAACATCCTGCAGCTGCGTCGCGCCCGGCTGGAACTGCCCGAACGCAGCCGCGAAGCGGTCGAGCACATCCTGGAAGAGATTGCCGCGCACTACCGCCGGCAGATCATTGCGCGTCACCCGATCGCCCCGGCCGAGGCACTGCGCGAGCGCCTGGACACCTCACTGGGCCGCGTCGGCGGCGTGGCTGCGTGCAAAGCACGCGACGAGGCGCTGATGGGCCTGATCGGCCTGCGCTTCGCGCTGTTCCCGGAGGCGAAGGCACTGGCACCGGGGTTGGCGATGAGTGCGGCCGAACCCTCGTAG
- the recD gene encoding exodeoxyribonuclease V subunit alpha, with amino-acid sequence MSETLLKQLYRGGHLRTLDHALATSLLRLRHDTPDGVAVAAALASLAVSQGHAGFDPWQPGRLIEGEIPWPPAQHWLAQLQASPWVAQPEDADAAAGEAPLVLENGLLYLRRYREYERQLAAGLQRIGRHPLPPPDLAALAPLFARLFPAAAVQEDHQARAAGVTLRHPLALVTGGPGTGKTTTIARLLLLLAAQALQAGAPVPQVALAAPTGRAAERMAESLRLAVQRLQEEGLDPALCAALPTTGTTLHRLLGVIPDSPRFRHHADNPLPVDVVVVDEASMIDLPLMAKLVDAIASGTRLILLGDPDQLPSVEAGDVLSAILRASGDGTGTRADDAQALHHLLATPTLQPPAAPRAFAGRRVQLQRGYRQSDALQLAPLAQAVREGDSDTALALLRAGQLSGVHFHDNDADPLRGQREHLLSHWRALAEAEDPGRALQQAGRLRVLTALREGPQGARGLNSRIEQLLAGNTPGYFQGRLLLVTENSYRHRLFNGDIGICLRDSSGAMAAWFPGDAAEQPRAFHPAALPAHESAFAMTVHKAQGSEFDEVWLQLPRQDSRVLSRELVYTGMTRARQVLHVAGSEAVLKAALKRHASRLGGLAWRLGAEPGSDPDADGNGL; translated from the coding sequence ATGAGCGAGACCCTGCTAAAGCAGCTGTACCGCGGCGGGCACCTGCGCACGCTCGACCATGCGCTGGCCACCAGTCTGCTGCGGCTGCGCCACGACACGCCCGATGGCGTGGCGGTGGCCGCAGCGTTGGCGTCGCTGGCAGTGTCGCAGGGGCACGCCGGCTTCGATCCGTGGCAACCCGGCCGCCTGATCGAGGGTGAGATTCCATGGCCGCCTGCGCAGCACTGGCTGGCCCAGCTGCAGGCGTCGCCCTGGGTGGCGCAGCCGGAGGATGCCGATGCTGCTGCCGGGGAGGCCCCCCTGGTGCTCGAAAACGGCCTGCTGTACCTGCGCCGTTACCGCGAGTACGAACGACAGCTGGCCGCAGGCCTGCAGCGCATCGGCCGGCATCCGTTGCCGCCACCGGACCTGGCCGCGCTGGCGCCGCTGTTCGCACGGCTGTTCCCCGCTGCCGCCGTGCAGGAAGACCACCAGGCACGTGCGGCCGGCGTGACCCTGCGCCATCCGTTGGCGCTGGTGACGGGCGGTCCCGGCACCGGCAAGACCACCACCATCGCCCGCCTCTTGTTGCTGCTGGCTGCGCAGGCCCTGCAGGCGGGCGCACCGGTGCCACAGGTCGCCCTGGCGGCACCGACCGGGCGCGCCGCCGAACGCATGGCCGAAAGCCTGCGCCTGGCCGTGCAGCGGCTGCAGGAAGAAGGCCTGGATCCGGCGCTGTGTGCGGCATTGCCGACCACCGGTACCACCCTGCATCGCCTGCTCGGCGTCATCCCCGATTCACCGCGTTTCCGCCACCACGCTGACAATCCGTTGCCGGTGGACGTCGTGGTGGTGGACGAAGCCTCGATGATCGATCTGCCGCTGATGGCCAAGCTGGTCGATGCCATTGCCAGCGGCACCCGCCTGATCCTGCTGGGTGATCCGGACCAGCTGCCCTCGGTGGAAGCGGGCGACGTGCTCAGCGCCATCCTGCGCGCCAGTGGCGATGGCACCGGCACCCGTGCCGACGATGCGCAGGCCCTGCATCATCTGCTGGCAACACCGACCCTGCAGCCGCCAGCCGCGCCGCGCGCCTTTGCTGGCCGTCGCGTGCAGCTGCAGCGCGGCTACCGGCAGAGCGACGCATTGCAGCTGGCGCCGTTGGCCCAGGCCGTGCGCGAAGGCGACAGCGATACGGCCCTGGCGTTGCTGCGTGCAGGGCAGCTGTCCGGTGTCCACTTCCACGACAATGACGCCGACCCGCTGCGCGGCCAGCGTGAGCACCTGCTTTCGCACTGGCGGGCGCTGGCCGAGGCCGAAGACCCCGGCCGCGCGCTGCAGCAGGCCGGCCGCCTGCGCGTGCTGACGGCCCTGCGCGAAGGCCCGCAGGGCGCACGCGGGCTCAACAGCCGCATCGAACAGCTGCTGGCCGGCAACACGCCGGGCTACTTCCAGGGCCGCCTGCTGCTGGTGACCGAGAACAGCTATCGCCATCGTCTGTTCAACGGGGACATCGGCATCTGCCTGCGGGACAGCAGCGGTGCGATGGCGGCCTGGTTCCCTGGTGACGCCGCCGAGCAGCCGCGGGCGTTCCATCCGGCAGCACTGCCGGCGCACGAAAGCGCCTTCGCCATGACCGTGCACAAGGCACAGGGCTCGGAGTTCGATGAAGTCTGGTTGCAGCTTCCCCGCCAGGACAGTCGTGTGCTGTCGCGCGAGCTGGTCTACACCGGTATGACCCGCGCCCGCCAGGTGCTGCACGTGGCCGGCAGCGAAGCGGTGCTGAAAGCCGCGTTGAAGCGGCACGCGAGCCGCCTCGGCGGATTGGCGTGGCGCTTGGGTGCAGAGCCGGGGTCAGATCCCGATGCCGACGGGAACGGGCTCTGA
- the recB gene encoding exodeoxyribonuclease V subunit beta has protein sequence MSAPVDPYLQLPLQGIGLIEASAGTGKTFTLATLFTRLVVEQGLRIGQILAVTFTDAATQELRKRIRERLALAARLVDLAPAGDEAPDALLTRQVLQRHLDSGQESATALKRRLQVAADEIDLASIFTIHGFCTRVLREHALESGHTFDPPELLASDRELLEELAADLWRLHANDPATLEPLTWLWSHPDALASDLRALLASPPLYPRPQPVVVDDPRPALQGAAAELSRAVREHGEQFFLDLCEAVDNKWINGVSYKLGWLHPLGRQLLAWAERGDASELMTSDRLPALLRDALVAKTNKKFVDRTPSSPLQAPLERYVALLAVREQWLRATALNFLHALREEATQRLAMLKRTRRVQTYDDLIDGVAHALEGSQRLELVRKLRQQYRIALVDEFQDTDDRQWSIFHTVFGDSPEVRELDLPPALFLIGDPKQAIYGFRGGDIHTYLKAKQAARPAPPLDQNFRSRPSVLRALQALYDNGGEDAFLEAGIGFEPVRPGGVRSDGDYQRDGNAAPALTLRVLRSEGDKAMSADASRAAATQACVADIHQTLLDARAGTALLRGRAVQPGDIAVLVRSHREATLVQRALAAVGIPAVAAGKQSLFSTPEARDLRVLLLALLQPADEGRLRAALATVLLGQQASAIANMEREGDLQRAFQAQLLHWRERWQRGGPFAVVADVCAAQGERLLALIDGERRLTNYLQLGELLQEASAQALGMHGLLDWLQGQMANADQNDEQQLLRLESDARRVQIITLHKSKGLEYPLVYLPFVGIDGGAPSTAGHCTVHVDGERQLHWKLDKDEAWEAASGQRDREQRAEDARLLYVGLTRAEHALWIAIGDLAGLGKTRLAPLLGDLQALRTHADVHVDDSEPVLRLPQLPVEQEGGLPPVRTLTRRVPHDWWVYSFTQLAHADAGDDVEAAATELPAPAADEPAGAELPLEPALPEPAAAEAAPLDPRFMGSRFGNVLHNALENVDFAAWGAWVPGQTAPQGQDVLLRKALHDEGYADQDLDDGVAVLVPLVGHTLTVALPEGGALHSLGEDERRAEIEFHFAIEPTAVPALLQLLHDHGISSARRGFGLRRRLEGLMTGKIDLTYVRDGRWYVLDYKSNRLPGYSPDLLQIAMHHSEYDLQALIYTVALHRWLRFRLGRAYAYTRDMGGIRYLFCRGLDGTGNGVHTQRFPPELVDGLDALFAGGEAAHAELVARAIGASA, from the coding sequence ATGAGTGCACCCGTTGATCCCTACCTGCAGCTGCCGCTGCAGGGCATCGGCCTGATCGAAGCCAGTGCCGGCACCGGCAAGACCTTCACCCTGGCCACGCTGTTCACCCGCCTGGTGGTGGAGCAGGGCCTGCGCATCGGCCAGATCCTGGCAGTTACCTTCACCGATGCGGCCACCCAGGAACTGCGCAAGCGCATCCGCGAGCGCCTTGCCCTGGCCGCGCGCCTGGTCGATCTTGCGCCGGCCGGCGACGAGGCGCCGGACGCGCTGCTGACCCGGCAGGTGCTGCAGCGGCACCTGGATTCCGGCCAGGAGAGCGCCACCGCACTGAAGCGCCGCCTGCAGGTGGCCGCCGATGAGATCGACCTGGCCTCGATCTTCACCATCCATGGCTTCTGCACCCGCGTGCTGCGTGAGCATGCGCTGGAAAGCGGGCATACCTTCGATCCGCCGGAACTGCTGGCCAGTGATCGCGAGCTGCTGGAAGAACTGGCTGCAGACCTCTGGCGCCTGCACGCCAACGACCCGGCCACGCTGGAGCCACTGACCTGGCTGTGGTCGCACCCCGATGCACTGGCCTCGGACCTGCGCGCGCTGCTGGCCTCGCCGCCGCTGTACCCGCGCCCGCAGCCGGTTGTGGTGGACGATCCGCGACCGGCCCTGCAGGGCGCAGCCGCGGAACTGTCGCGGGCCGTGCGCGAGCATGGCGAACAGTTCTTCCTCGACCTGTGCGAAGCGGTCGACAACAAGTGGATCAACGGCGTGTCCTACAAGCTGGGGTGGCTGCATCCCCTGGGCCGGCAGCTGCTGGCCTGGGCCGAGCGCGGTGATGCCAGCGAACTGATGACCAGCGACCGCCTGCCCGCGCTGCTGCGCGATGCACTGGTGGCCAAGACCAACAAGAAGTTCGTCGACCGCACGCCGTCCTCGCCGCTGCAGGCACCGCTGGAACGCTACGTGGCGCTGCTTGCCGTGCGCGAACAGTGGCTGCGTGCCACCGCATTGAACTTCCTGCACGCCCTGCGCGAGGAAGCCACCCAGCGCCTGGCCATGCTCAAGCGCACCCGCCGTGTACAGACCTACGACGATCTGATTGATGGCGTCGCCCACGCACTGGAGGGATCGCAGCGACTGGAACTGGTGCGCAAGCTGCGCCAGCAGTACCGCATCGCCCTGGTCGACGAATTCCAGGATACCGATGACCGGCAGTGGAGCATTTTCCACACCGTCTTCGGCGATTCACCCGAAGTGCGGGAGCTGGACCTGCCGCCCGCGCTGTTCCTGATCGGCGACCCGAAGCAGGCGATCTATGGCTTCCGTGGCGGTGACATCCACACCTATCTGAAGGCCAAGCAGGCCGCGCGGCCGGCCCCGCCGCTGGACCAGAACTTCCGTTCACGGCCTTCGGTGCTGCGCGCGCTGCAGGCGCTGTATGACAACGGGGGTGAGGACGCCTTCCTGGAAGCGGGCATCGGCTTCGAGCCGGTCCGCCCCGGTGGTGTGCGCAGCGACGGCGATTACCAGCGCGATGGCAACGCAGCGCCGGCACTGACCCTGCGCGTGCTGCGCAGTGAAGGCGACAAGGCGATGAGCGCCGACGCATCGCGCGCGGCAGCCACCCAGGCCTGTGTGGCCGACATCCACCAGACGTTGCTGGATGCGCGCGCCGGTACCGCCCTCCTGCGCGGCCGCGCCGTGCAGCCTGGCGACATCGCCGTGCTGGTGCGCTCGCACCGCGAGGCGACGCTGGTGCAGCGCGCGCTGGCGGCAGTGGGCATTCCAGCGGTGGCGGCGGGCAAGCAGAGCCTGTTTTCCACCCCGGAAGCACGCGATCTGCGTGTGCTGCTGCTGGCCTTGCTGCAACCAGCCGACGAAGGCCGCCTGCGCGCGGCACTGGCGACCGTGCTGCTCGGCCAGCAGGCCAGTGCGATTGCCAACATGGAACGGGAGGGTGACCTGCAGCGCGCATTCCAGGCACAGCTGCTGCACTGGCGCGAGCGCTGGCAGCGCGGTGGCCCGTTTGCGGTGGTGGCCGATGTCTGCGCCGCGCAAGGCGAACGCCTGCTGGCGCTGATCGACGGCGAGCGCCGGCTGACCAACTACCTGCAGCTGGGCGAACTGCTGCAGGAAGCCTCGGCGCAGGCGCTGGGCATGCATGGCCTGCTGGACTGGCTGCAGGGGCAGATGGCCAATGCCGACCAGAACGACGAACAGCAGCTGCTGCGCTTGGAATCGGATGCGCGCCGCGTGCAGATCATCACCCTGCACAAGAGCAAGGGATTGGAGTACCCGCTGGTCTACCTGCCCTTCGTCGGCATCGACGGTGGCGCACCCAGTACCGCCGGGCACTGCACCGTGCATGTGGACGGCGAGCGCCAGCTGCACTGGAAGCTGGACAAGGACGAGGCCTGGGAAGCGGCCAGCGGGCAGCGCGACCGCGAGCAGCGCGCCGAGGATGCGCGGCTGCTGTACGTCGGCCTGACCCGTGCCGAGCATGCGCTGTGGATCGCCATCGGCGATCTCGCTGGGCTCGGCAAAACACGCCTCGCACCGCTGCTGGGAGACCTGCAGGCGCTGCGGACGCATGCCGATGTGCACGTCGATGACAGTGAGCCGGTGCTGCGGCTGCCGCAGCTGCCGGTGGAACAGGAGGGCGGACTGCCGCCCGTGCGCACCCTGACCCGGCGCGTACCGCATGACTGGTGGGTGTACAGCTTCACCCAGCTGGCGCATGCCGATGCCGGCGACGACGTTGAAGCCGCTGCCACCGAACTGCCGGCCCCGGCCGCCGACGAACCGGCCGGCGCGGAACTGCCCCTGGAGCCGGCCCTGCCCGAACCCGCCGCCGCCGAAGCCGCGCCGCTGGACCCGCGCTTCATGGGCAGCCGCTTCGGCAACGTCCTGCACAACGCCCTGGAGAACGTCGATTTTGCCGCCTGGGGCGCATGGGTACCCGGGCAGACTGCGCCGCAAGGACAGGATGTACTGCTGCGCAAGGCGCTGCATGACGAAGGCTATGCCGACCAGGACCTGGACGATGGCGTGGCGGTTCTGGTGCCGCTGGTCGGCCACACGCTGACCGTTGCACTGCCTGAGGGCGGTGCCCTGCACAGCCTCGGTGAAGATGAGCGTCGTGCCGAAATCGAATTCCACTTTGCGATCGAACCCACTGCCGTGCCAGCGCTGCTGCAGCTGCTGCACGACCATGGCATTTCCAGTGCGCGTCGTGGCTTCGGCCTGCGTCGCCGTCTGGAAGGGCTGATGACCGGCAAGATCGACCTTACCTACGTGCGCGATGGGCGCTGGTACGTGCTCGACTACAAATCCAACCGACTGCCGGGCTACAGCCCGGACCTGCTGCAGATCGCCATGCACCACAGCGAGTACGACCTGCAGGCGCTGATCTACACCGTGGCCCTGCACCGCTGGCTGCGCTTCCGTCTGGGCCGTGCCTACGCGTACACGCGCGACATGGGCGGCATCCGTTATCTGTTCTGCCGTGGCCTGGATGGCACCGGCAATGGCGTGCACACGCAGCGGTTCCCGCCGGAACTGGTGGATGGGCTGGATGCACTGTTCGCGGGGGGCGAAGCCGCGCATGCGGAACTGGTCGCGCGCGCCATCGGAGCCAGCGCATGA